A single region of the Oceanispirochaeta sp. M1 genome encodes:
- a CDS encoding response regulator transcription factor, whose translation MQLIQSLEKTQIIIWIKRIEKFKVYIVDDDEMQCDYIHTLVEEWQFKAESFTTVNNFMSRVSPGDYACIILDMKMPEMDGLSLYKQLKQNDILLPVIFLTGFADVSKCREAFLEGALDLFEKPILRIQLQEVVQNAKLIVDEGMQHFSEKSRVHHNLKRLTERAADSGLFDNGI comes from the coding sequence ATGCAATTGATACAATCTCTTGAAAAGACACAAATAATTATATGGATAAAGAGAATCGAAAAATTTAAAGTATACATTGTAGATGATGATGAAATGCAATGCGACTATATTCATACCCTCGTTGAGGAGTGGCAGTTCAAAGCAGAATCTTTTACTACAGTCAATAATTTTATGTCCAGGGTCTCTCCCGGGGATTACGCTTGTATCATATTAGATATGAAAATGCCCGAAATGGATGGTCTGAGTCTTTATAAACAGCTTAAACAAAATGATATTTTGTTACCGGTGATATTTCTGACAGGTTTTGCAGATGTCTCAAAATGCCGGGAAGCCTTTCTGGAAGGTGCCCTGGATCTTTTTGAGAAGCCGATACTACGCATTCAGCTTCAGGAAGTAGTTCAAAATGCAAAATTGATAGTTGATGAGGGGATGCAGCATTTTTCAGAAAAAAGCAGGGTTCATCACAATCTGAAAAGACTGACAGAGAGAGCGGCAGATTCTGGATTATTTGATAATGGGATCTAA
- a CDS encoding LuxR C-terminal-related transcriptional regulator has protein sequence MGSKNNDIAAKLNLALVTVKFHRKNLMKKLELNNARDLILISEKYLSDEII, from the coding sequence ATGGGATCTAAAAACAATGATATTGCCGCGAAACTGAACTTAGCACTGGTTACGGTTAAGTTTCACAGAAAAAATCTCATGAAAAAGCTGGAATTGAACAATGCTAGAGACCTTATCCTCATCAGTGAGAAGTATCTCTCTGATGAAATCATATAA
- a CDS encoding UPF0280 family protein translates to MSLKRKTPGEFHFKDAHFHILTEAWDDVCSRIIAERLNLEAFIGEHPGFQSSLIPLDIHMPDDLLPDAVRRMQYASRLTGLGPMAAVAGTMAQLAAETSKALGSSESIVENGGDLYLDCRDEVILGLYTGKNSQFENLALKIPGDMMPLAVCTSSGRMGHSLSYGDCDLVTVFSKDGSLADAAATLGCNSVKTEDDIEPVLNRLLAIDGILGAIIIRDDRFGAVGEIPELIKTLETDIDGKVSRDDMSNFQQS, encoded by the coding sequence ATGAGTCTGAAGCGCAAAACTCCCGGGGAATTCCATTTCAAGGATGCTCATTTTCATATCCTTACTGAGGCCTGGGATGATGTGTGCAGCAGGATTATTGCCGAGCGTCTGAATCTGGAAGCCTTTATCGGCGAGCATCCCGGATTTCAATCATCCCTTATCCCCCTGGATATTCATATGCCGGATGATCTTCTGCCCGATGCCGTCCGGAGGATGCAGTATGCCTCCCGGCTGACAGGGCTGGGACCCATGGCTGCAGTGGCCGGAACCATGGCACAGTTGGCTGCAGAAACATCAAAGGCTTTGGGATCTTCAGAATCTATTGTAGAGAATGGGGGCGATCTCTATCTGGACTGCCGGGACGAGGTGATTCTTGGGCTCTATACCGGAAAAAATTCACAATTTGAAAACCTGGCATTGAAGATCCCCGGTGATATGATGCCCCTGGCTGTCTGTACTTCTTCAGGCCGAATGGGCCATTCCCTCAGTTACGGCGACTGTGATCTTGTCACTGTGTTTTCAAAAGATGGATCATTGGCGGATGCCGCGGCAACACTTGGCTGTAATTCTGTAAAGACGGAAGATGATATCGAGCCGGTCCTGAACAGGCTGCTGGCCATCGATGGAATACTGGGTGCTATCATCATCAGGGATGATCGCTTCGGAGCTGTGGGAGAGATCCCTGAGCTGATCAAAACTCTGGAAACCGACATAGACGGGAAGGTCTCCCGGGATGATATGTCAAACTTTCAGCAGTCATAG